The Enhydrobacter sp. sequence TCCATCATCGCGTCGAACTTGCCGAACACCTCGTCGTAGTCGAGCACGTCCGACTCGACCGGCGCCGTGACCGGCGCAACCTGGTCGCCGCTCAGCTCGTCGCGTCCGCCGTTGATGGCGTAGAGCAGCGCCTTGGCGAGGTTCACGCGGGCGCCGAAGAACTGCATCTGCTTGCCGAGCCTCATCGACGACACGCAACACGCGATGCCGTAGTCGTCGCCCCAATAGGGCCGCATCAGATCGTCGTTCTCGTACTGGATCGACGATGTGTCGCGGCTGACGCGGATGCAGAACCGCTTGAAAGCTTCCGGCAGGTGGCGCGACCACAGTACGGTGATATTTGGCTCGGGCGCGGGACCGAGATTGACCAGCGTGTGCAGCATGCGGTAGCTGGTGCGCGTGACCAGCGGCCGGCCATCGAGATCCATCCCTCCGATGCATTCGGTCGCCCAATAGGGATCCCCGCTGAACAGTGCATCGTATTCGGGCGTGCGCAGGAAACGCACGATGCGCAGCTTCTGCACGAGCTGGTCGATCAGCTCCTGCGCGCCGGTCTCGTCCAGCTTGCCCTCGCGGAGGTCACGACCGATGTATATGTCGAGGAAGCTCGAGACGCGCCCGATCGACATGGCCGCACCGTTGGCCTCCTTGATGGCGCCGAGATAGGCGAGGTAAGTCCACTGCACGGCCTCGCGCGCGTTCTCGGCCGGACGAGCGATATTGCAATCGTAGCGACGGCCCATCTCCACGAGGTCCTTCAGCGCCCGCATCTGCTCGGCCAGCTCCTCGCGCTGGCGGATCACGTCTTCGCTCGCCCACATGTCGTCGAGCTGGGCCCGCTCGACCTGCTTGGCGGCGAGAAGTCGGTCGATGCCATAGAGCGCCACGCGGCGGTAGTCGCCGATGATGCGGCCACGACCATAGGCGTCGGGCAGGCCGGTAATGACGTGGCTGCGCCGGCACCGCATGATTTCCGGGGTATAGGCATCGAAGACGCCGTCGTTGTGGCTTTTGCGGTAGCGCGTGAAAATTTCATGCACGGCCTTGTCCGGCTCGAAGCCGGCCGCCTTCAGGCCGGCCTCGACCATGCGCAGTCCGCCGAACGGGAAGATGGCACGCTTGAAGGGTTTGTCGGTCTGCAGGCCGACGATCACCTCGTTGTCGCGGTCGATGTAGCCTGGTCCGTGTGCCAGCATCGTCGAGGGAGTGGCGGCATCGACATCGAGCACGCCCCTTCTGCGCTCCTCCTCGAAGTAGGGCCGGAGCTTGTCCCACACCGCCCTGGTTCGGACCGAGGGACTGGCCAGGAACTTGTCGTCGCCCTCGTAGGGCACGACATTGCGCACGATGAAGTCACGCACATCGATGGCATCGTTCCACCGTCCTGGATTGAATGTGCGCCACGCCCCGGATTCACGCTGATCGAGCGAAAGATTTGCACGATCCGGCATGCGCTCCTCCCTGGTTCGCTATGGTCGAAATCTGCCCCGGGAACGGCCAGCCGGCGTTGATTTATGTCATTGTTCGGCGACTGCCCGGAGGCTACGGCTGCCGGCATGAACGAAACGATCAGGCCGATCCTCACCGGCTGCAAAGCGCTGGTCGTCGGCATCGCCAATGACCAGTCAATTGCATATGGCTGTGCAAAGGCCTTCCGGTTCGCAGGGGCGGAAGTCGCTGTGACGTGGCTGAACGACAAGGCCCGACCTCACGTGGAGCCGCTGGCGACGGAGCTGGGAGCGGCCATCACTGGATCGCTCGACGTGTCTGTACCCGGCCAGCTCGAGGCGATCTTTGGCGCCATCGGGGAGCGCTGGGGCAAGCTCGACATCCTGGTTCACTCGATTGCATTTGCGCCCAAGGCCGATCTCCAGGGCGGCCTGCTGGATTGTTCGGCCGAGGGTTTTGCCAAAGCCATGGACGTCTCCTGCCACTCCTTCATCCGCATGGCCCGGCTCGCAGCCCCCCTGATGAAGGATGGCGGCGCCATGTTTGCGATGAGCTATCTGGGCGCCAATCGCGTGGTGCAAAACTACAACGTCATGGGGCCGGTGAAGGCCGCCCTCGAGGCGTCGTGCCGATATCTCGCGCTCGAACTGGGAACGCACGGCATTCGCGTGCACGCTATCTCACCCGGTCCTCTCAAGACCCGTGCCGCCTCCGGCCTCAAGGATTTCGAGCTGCTTCTGAACGAGGCCGCTCAGAAGGCGCCACTGGGTGAGCTCGTGGACATCATGGATGTCGGCTATACCTGCGCCTATCTAGCAACTCCTTTCGCCCATCGCATCACCGGCGGCACCGTCTATGTCGATGGTGGCCACAATATCGTGGCGTGAACCGGGCAACCGCTTCTAGTCCTTTGAGCTGGTCAAGGATCACAAGACAGGTGCCTCGAATCAACGATGAAGCCGACACCGACCGAGAAACAGATCCCATCTCTCCCTCCCTCGTGCACGGGAGTACGATCATGCCGCAAACGAACGATCTGAATTT is a genomic window containing:
- the fabI gene encoding enoyl-ACP reductase FabI, translating into MNETIRPILTGCKALVVGIANDQSIAYGCAKAFRFAGAEVAVTWLNDKARPHVEPLATELGAAITGSLDVSVPGQLEAIFGAIGERWGKLDILVHSIAFAPKADLQGGLLDCSAEGFAKAMDVSCHSFIRMARLAAPLMKDGGAMFAMSYLGANRVVQNYNVMGPVKAALEASCRYLALELGTHGIRVHAISPGPLKTRAASGLKDFELLLNEAAQKAPLGELVDIMDVGYTCAYLATPFAHRITGGTVYVDGGHNIVA
- the pflB gene encoding formate C-acetyltransferase, whose protein sequence is MPDRANLSLDQRESGAWRTFNPGRWNDAIDVRDFIVRNVVPYEGDDKFLASPSVRTRAVWDKLRPYFEEERRRGVLDVDAATPSTMLAHGPGYIDRDNEVIVGLQTDKPFKRAIFPFGGLRMVEAGLKAAGFEPDKAVHEIFTRYRKSHNDGVFDAYTPEIMRCRRSHVITGLPDAYGRGRIIGDYRRVALYGIDRLLAAKQVERAQLDDMWASEDVIRQREELAEQMRALKDLVEMGRRYDCNIARPAENAREAVQWTYLAYLGAIKEANGAAMSIGRVSSFLDIYIGRDLREGKLDETGAQELIDQLVQKLRIVRFLRTPEYDALFSGDPYWATECIGGMDLDGRPLVTRTSYRMLHTLVNLGPAPEPNITVLWSRHLPEAFKRFCIRVSRDTSSIQYENDDLMRPYWGDDYGIACCVSSMRLGKQMQFFGARVNLAKALLYAINGGRDELSGDQVAPVTAPVESDVLDYDEVFGKFDAMMEWLARTYVHALNCIHYMHDKYFYERLEMALHDRDILRTMACGIAGLSVVADSLSAIKHAKVHVVRDDRGLAVDYRIEGEFPKYGNADPRVDDIAADLVSRFMAKVRKHPTYRNATHTQSVLTITSNVVYGKHTGATPDGRRRGEPFAPGANPMHGRDTHGWLASCISVAKLPYADAQDGISYTVSISPSLTQRNSEAGIDNAVKAFDAYFGQGGFHMNLNVLSIDTLKDAMEHPEKYPQLTIRVSGYAVNFVRLTREQQLDVIHRTFHQTY